The Methanococcoides methylutens MM1 genome has a window encoding:
- a CDS encoding BCCT family transporter produces the protein MDEPTEEKLNKTVFYTSATLVSVFVLLGIFFTSTIGDVFGTIQNFIVTSFGWVYIVSVAFFLLFVIWLYFSPFGNIKLGKEDDLPEYRDRTWFAMLFSAGMGIGLLFYSVAEPILHIVEPRDPGMDSISIAKEAINLTFFHWGVHAWAIYIIVGLALAYFSYRHDMPLTIRSTMYPIFGDKIYGFRGNLVEIIAIFGTLFGVATSLGLGVMQINAGLEYIGIMSVSLRNQIILIVIITIFATTSVVSGLNKGIRILSQVNVGLGALLILFVFITGPTVFLASSYVQSIGYYMQNLVALTFQTDAYRGVEWQSMWTMFYWGWWISWSPFVGMFIARISKGRTIREFIRGVLIAPALITFFWIIVFGNTAIHIELFGAGGISQVVQTSIPTALFVLLENLPVSFLSSVLATVVITTFFVTSSDSGSLVISILSSNGNPQPVVGLRFFWAILQGSVAAVLLLTGGLLALQTAALTTALPFCMVMVLMCYSIVKGLRSEVRGTKLIEDTKINENEPEETSSNRTKILVDNIFRNGGTKK, from the coding sequence ATGGATGAACCGACAGAAGAAAAATTAAATAAGACCGTATTCTACACATCGGCCACACTGGTATCTGTTTTTGTTCTACTCGGGATATTCTTTACATCAACCATTGGAGATGTCTTTGGGACCATCCAGAATTTCATCGTTACAAGCTTTGGATGGGTGTATATCGTTTCAGTTGCATTCTTTCTCCTCTTTGTGATATGGCTTTATTTCAGCCCGTTTGGCAACATAAAGCTTGGAAAAGAGGATGATCTTCCGGAATACAGGGACAGGACCTGGTTTGCAATGCTTTTCAGTGCGGGTATGGGAATAGGATTGCTGTTCTACAGTGTTGCGGAGCCCATATTGCATATTGTTGAACCAAGAGATCCCGGGATGGATAGCATCTCCATAGCAAAGGAAGCCATCAACCTGACGTTCTTCCACTGGGGTGTTCACGCCTGGGCTATATATATCATAGTCGGGCTTGCACTTGCCTACTTTTCATATCGCCATGATATGCCCCTTACTATAAGATCAACAATGTATCCGATATTCGGAGACAAGATCTACGGTTTCCGCGGGAACCTTGTGGAGATAATTGCTATTTTCGGAACACTCTTTGGTGTGGCGACATCCCTTGGTCTTGGTGTCATGCAAATAAATGCAGGCCTGGAATATATCGGAATTATGTCGGTGTCCCTTCGTAACCAGATAATCCTTATCGTAATCATCACCATCTTTGCCACAACTTCTGTGGTCTCCGGACTTAACAAAGGAATACGTATATTGAGCCAGGTGAACGTTGGTCTTGGAGCTTTACTCATACTCTTTGTCTTCATCACAGGCCCGACGGTCTTCCTTGCCAGTTCCTATGTTCAGAGCATCGGATATTACATGCAGAACCTGGTAGCTCTGACCTTCCAGACCGATGCCTACAGAGGTGTGGAGTGGCAGAGCATGTGGACAATGTTCTACTGGGGATGGTGGATCTCATGGTCACCTTTTGTAGGCATGTTCATTGCACGTATATCAAAAGGCAGGACCATAAGGGAGTTCATACGAGGTGTCCTGATAGCACCTGCTCTTATTACCTTTTTCTGGATCATCGTCTTCGGAAATACGGCCATACACATAGAACTGTTCGGAGCCGGAGGGATATCACAGGTAGTTCAGACCAGTATACCCACTGCATTGTTCGTCCTTCTGGAAAATCTTCCAGTATCATTTTTGAGCTCTGTGCTTGCAACCGTTGTTATCACCACCTTCTTTGTTACCTCATCGGATTCGGGGTCGCTGGTCATCTCTATTCTATCATCCAACGGCAATCCCCAGCCTGTTGTTGGTCTCAGGTTCTTCTGGGCCATCCTTCAGGGTTCAGTGGCTGCTGTGCTCCTGCTTACAGGAGGTCTTCTTGCATTGCAGACAGCAGCTTTGACAACAGCACTTCCGTTCTGTATGGTCATGGTCCTCATGTGCTACAGCATTGTAAAAGGTCTTAGAAGTGAGGTAAGGGGTACAAAACTCATTGAGGATACAAAGATCAATGAAAATGAGCCGGAAGAAACATCTAGTAATAGGACAAAAATTTTGGTAGACAACATCTTCAGGAACGGGGGTACCAAGAAGTGA
- a CDS encoding DUF5684 domain-containing protein, translating to MLIFLVVVLGLYVYYSYSLQRIAAKTNTENGWMAWVPILNVVLMCRIARKSLWYFIGMLIPYVNVLVLMYIWGEMAGNLGRSKWIGVLMIVPVANLVVPGYLAFTD from the coding sequence ATGTTAATTTTTCTTGTAGTGGTACTTGGATTGTATGTATACTATTCCTATTCGCTGCAAAGGATTGCAGCAAAAACCAATACCGAGAATGGGTGGATGGCATGGGTACCTATCCTTAATGTTGTGCTTATGTGCAGGATTGCAAGAAAGTCCCTGTGGTATTTTATTGGTATGCTGATCCCATATGTCAATGTCCTTGTATTGATGTACATTTGGGGTGAAATGGCAGGCAATCTTGGCAGGTCAAAATGGATCGGTGTCCTGATGATCGTACCGGTGGCAAACCTTGTAGTTCCGGGATACCTTGCCTTCACGGACTGA
- a CDS encoding alpha-2-macroglobulin family protein: MKFVAILQKSFIVLFLLSCIVMAGCIGQDEDVDYPPANEALSCEEGGTYSSEDEYLILVPKAFFSGGESSVTMSSFLGDAPVSRCVEYTLTSASGEVVPLVKAATSDSGNSVAKFDVPEVEEGSYTLTATPVGAESGFETTIQVVQNNPIFIETDKPIYKPGQTIHVRLLSLNNNLVPVVQNTTVEISDAKGVKVFKDDLTTNEYGVAYFDLPLASELNLGTWKVKATSGSSMSQVDIRVEKYVLPKFDVEASTEKSWFLVDDPITGTVSAQYFFGKDVEGDVEIEAMKYVGVWEEYATFSGSLEEGSVEFELPPTEYVAGTYGAAGQGSVMLNVTVTDTGGHSEETTELLTIAQSPLVLQMIPESDSIKPGMPLQVLIVTKDPGGEPLEKDVSLVVSFLDDNYDWDEQKQIVSTENGVALVTLEVPEDALEMDISAVSDGVDVSDHLNSVYSPTASFLHLSQVSEGTPEVGENIVFKVYSTNKGTVFYDVFANGRTVYSATSDEAQISIPVTPQMSPTAKVVAYMINPNNEVSADSLPFDVQFSTQVDLSSGFDKETVAPGDNVSVELDAGTQSMIGLSIVDESVYALSEGRLNLKQVFDELEIRFMEPQVEAHPRYYWYQETAGDVIDDAGLIVLASGSLDVPKGQAEVEDGGFVDRMFAMDDMEMVEEEVMMEAPAAAPMEPTDSGAGTPLAEPERVRQFFPETWIWMPDIMTDEDGLASLDLNAPDSITTWRLHAVSSSPEGIGISEAGLTVFQEFFIDPDLPYAVIRGEEFPVQVQVYNYLDKPQEVQLTLSGADWFDLVGEDVVMVSVDANSVTHASFTIRPTEVGVQEVELTGQTTEKADAVRKTVIVEAEGVTREIVDNGILKEGSVELDTTLPEGIVPDSEKVLVSFTPSIVAQTITGVDDLLGMPYGCGEQNMMLFSTDVEVLRYLKATGQQNPEIEAKAQTYIITGYQRELTFRHSDGAFSAFGESDPEGSLWLTAFVLSQFSGARDVTTIDENILSEAADWIISHQKEDGSWESVGFVIHQDMMGGLSGTYALTAYVTLALDEYGYAPDEVMDSALTYLEDNLDAQDDPYTLAIGTLALEKLESERADEAREKLLAMAKEDENGMYWGYDDVVPEPYEYGGYGIYPVSSKNVETTAYATLALIEVNDPAASSSLKWIAAQRNSNGGFSSTQDTVMAFRALMTAAATAGRDVDATITVTGDGEELKSLRVTSENYDVVNIIEVPDGVESVNMTLEGSGELNYQLVRKFNVILPEIIEHEEIELDVEYDSTDVAVDDIVNVDVRLKYNGMPGIRGVVESSGMMIVDIAVPTGFTPVPASLEALKEDGTITRYEIAGRKVVLYIDEMMAGDEIEFSLQMRAMFPVKAMVQESSAYSYYNPDVKAEAKGMDINVT; encoded by the coding sequence ATGAAATTCGTAGCAATTTTGCAAAAATCATTCATCGTATTGTTCCTGCTGTCATGTATCGTGATGGCAGGCTGTATAGGCCAGGATGAGGATGTGGATTATCCACCAGCCAACGAGGCTTTGTCCTGTGAAGAAGGAGGTACCTATTCCTCAGAGGATGAGTACCTGATACTTGTCCCGAAGGCATTCTTCTCAGGCGGGGAGAGTTCTGTCACCATGTCGTCCTTCCTTGGCGATGCTCCCGTAAGCCGCTGTGTTGAATACACGCTTACAAGTGCTTCAGGTGAGGTGGTCCCACTGGTAAAGGCCGCTACATCAGATTCCGGTAACTCGGTTGCCAAGTTCGATGTCCCGGAGGTGGAGGAGGGCAGTTACACACTTACTGCAACTCCGGTGGGTGCTGAATCCGGTTTTGAGACGACCATACAGGTGGTTCAGAACAACCCTATCTTCATAGAGACCGACAAGCCGATCTACAAGCCCGGGCAGACCATCCATGTGAGACTCCTTTCTTTGAACAACAACCTTGTTCCTGTTGTCCAGAACACCACCGTGGAGATATCGGATGCCAAGGGCGTGAAGGTGTTCAAGGACGATCTCACCACCAACGAGTACGGTGTTGCCTACTTTGACCTGCCGCTGGCATCCGAGCTTAACCTTGGTACCTGGAAGGTAAAGGCAACTTCAGGCTCATCCATGTCACAGGTGGACATCAGGGTGGAGAAATACGTGCTTCCGAAGTTCGATGTGGAAGCTTCCACCGAGAAGAGCTGGTTCCTTGTTGATGATCCTATCACAGGAACGGTGTCTGCACAGTACTTCTTTGGAAAGGACGTTGAAGGTGACGTCGAGATCGAGGCAATGAAGTATGTGGGTGTCTGGGAGGAGTATGCTACCTTCAGCGGCTCACTCGAGGAAGGCTCGGTTGAGTTCGAGCTTCCACCCACGGAGTACGTTGCAGGTACCTACGGAGCTGCCGGACAGGGCAGTGTCATGCTCAATGTTACCGTAACCGATACCGGAGGGCACAGTGAGGAGACCACCGAACTGCTGACAATCGCACAGTCACCGCTGGTTCTCCAGATGATCCCTGAGTCCGATTCCATCAAGCCGGGAATGCCGCTTCAGGTACTAATAGTCACAAAGGATCCCGGAGGGGAACCGCTGGAGAAGGACGTAAGTCTTGTTGTGAGCTTCCTTGACGATAACTATGACTGGGACGAGCAGAAGCAGATCGTCAGTACTGAGAACGGTGTCGCTCTTGTGACACTGGAAGTACCAGAGGATGCCCTTGAGATGGATATCTCTGCTGTCTCTGATGGTGTCGACGTTTCCGATCACCTGAACTCTGTTTACTCCCCGACTGCGAGTTTCCTGCATCTGAGCCAGGTAAGCGAGGGAACACCTGAGGTCGGGGAGAACATTGTCTTCAAGGTATATTCCACCAACAAGGGAACGGTGTTCTATGATGTGTTCGCAAACGGCAGGACCGTTTATTCCGCTACCAGCGATGAGGCACAGATCAGCATTCCTGTCACACCTCAGATGAGCCCCACTGCAAAGGTGGTCGCCTACATGATCAATCCGAACAATGAGGTATCTGCTGACAGTCTGCCATTCGATGTGCAGTTCAGCACTCAGGTGGACCTGTCTTCTGGATTCGATAAGGAAACCGTGGCTCCCGGGGATAATGTCTCAGTGGAGCTGGATGCAGGCACTCAGTCAATGATCGGTCTTTCCATAGTCGATGAATCAGTCTATGCACTGAGCGAGGGCAGACTCAACCTGAAGCAGGTCTTCGATGAGCTTGAGATCAGGTTCATGGAACCTCAGGTGGAGGCACACCCGAGGTATTACTGGTATCAGGAGACCGCAGGCGATGTGATTGATGATGCAGGACTGATAGTCCTGGCATCCGGTAGTCTTGATGTTCCAAAGGGTCAGGCCGAAGTGGAGGATGGCGGCTTTGTCGACCGCATGTTCGCAATGGATGATATGGAAATGGTCGAGGAAGAAGTTATGATGGAAGCTCCTGCAGCAGCCCCTATGGAGCCAACTGATTCAGGTGCAGGAACTCCGCTTGCAGAGCCTGAGAGAGTGCGCCAGTTCTTCCCGGAGACATGGATCTGGATGCCTGATATCATGACGGATGAAGACGGACTGGCATCCCTTGACCTGAACGCACCGGATTCCATCACCACCTGGAGGTTGCATGCAGTGTCCTCCAGTCCGGAGGGTATTGGAATATCCGAAGCAGGCCTGACGGTGTTCCAGGAATTCTTTATAGACCCTGATCTTCCGTACGCCGTAATTCGCGGGGAAGAGTTCCCTGTGCAGGTGCAGGTCTACAACTATCTTGACAAACCTCAGGAAGTACAGCTGACCCTTTCAGGTGCGGACTGGTTCGACCTGGTGGGCGAAGATGTGGTAATGGTCAGTGTGGACGCCAACAGTGTGACCCATGCAAGCTTTACCATCAGGCCTACTGAGGTAGGTGTGCAGGAGGTCGAGCTGACAGGGCAGACCACAGAGAAGGCCGATGCTGTTCGCAAGACGGTGATCGTTGAGGCAGAAGGTGTCACAAGGGAGATCGTGGACAATGGCATCCTCAAGGAGGGTTCCGTTGAACTGGATACCACACTGCCTGAGGGCATCGTGCCTGATTCCGAAAAGGTGCTGGTGAGCTTCACGCCAAGCATTGTGGCACAGACCATCACCGGTGTGGATGACCTTCTGGGCATGCCATACGGCTGCGGTGAGCAGAACATGATGCTGTTCTCCACCGATGTGGAAGTGCTGAGGTATCTCAAGGCTACCGGACAGCAGAACCCGGAGATCGAGGCCAAGGCACAGACATACATAATCACCGGTTACCAGAGGGAGTTGACCTTCAGGCATTCTGACGGTGCCTTCTCCGCATTCGGTGAAAGCGATCCTGAAGGCAGCCTGTGGCTGACAGCGTTCGTGCTCTCACAGTTCAGCGGTGCCAGGGATGTCACGACCATTGACGAGAACATTCTCAGTGAAGCAGCGGACTGGATCATCTCACACCAGAAAGAGGACGGTTCCTGGGAATCCGTGGGATTCGTTATTCACCAGGACATGATGGGTGGTCTCAGCGGTACCTATGCCCTGACAGCATACGTCACCCTTGCACTCGATGAGTACGGCTATGCCCCTGATGAGGTCATGGACAGTGCCCTCACATATCTTGAGGACAACCTGGATGCTCAGGATGACCCATACACTCTTGCAATTGGAACGCTTGCTCTTGAAAAGCTCGAGAGCGAGAGGGCAGACGAGGCAAGAGAAAAGCTGCTCGCAATGGCAAAGGAAGACGAGAACGGCATGTACTGGGGCTATGATGACGTGGTTCCGGAACCCTACGAGTACGGTGGCTATGGAATCTATCCTGTGTCAAGCAAGAACGTTGAGACCACAGCCTATGCAACCCTTGCCCTGATAGAGGTCAACGACCCTGCAGCAAGCTCATCCCTCAAATGGATCGCAGCACAGCGTAATTCCAACGGAGGATTCTCAAGCACCCAGGATACCGTCATGGCATTCAGGGCACTGATGACAGCTGCAGCAACTGCAGGAAGGGATGTTGATGCTACCATCACCGTGACCGGAGACGGCGAGGAGCTTAAGAGCCTCAGGGTCACATCTGAGAACTACGATGTTGTCAACATCATCGAGGTTCCGGATGGTGTGGAAAGCGTCAACATGACCCTCGAGGGAAGCGGTGAGCTCAACTACCAGCTTGTGAGGAAGTTCAATGTGATCCTTCCGGAGATCATCGAGCATGAGGAGATCGAGCTGGATGTTGAATACGACTCCACCGATGTTGCCGTGGATGACATTGTGAACGTCGATGTGCGCCTGAAGTACAACGGAATGCCGGGAATCCGGGGAGTTGTCGAGTCCAGTGGTATGATGATTGTGGATATCGCGGTACCTACTGGTTTTACACCGGTCCCTGCGAGCCTTGAAGCGCTCAAGGAGGATGGCACCATCACCCGCTATGAGATCGCAGGCCGCAAGGTCGTGCTCTATATCGATGAGATGATGGCTGGGGATGAAATTGAGTTCTCACTGCAGATGAGGGCCATGTTCCCGGTCAAGGCGATGGTACAGGAGAGCAGTGCTTACTCCTACTACAACCCGGATGTGAAGGCGGAAGCAAAGGGAATGGACATCAATGTGACATGA
- a CDS encoding flavodoxin family protein, whose protein sequence is MKVLGIVGSPRKNGTTDMVVQKVLEGAAESGAETETIYINDLNFKGCQGCGFCNVMPECKIKDEMTGVYTKIEEADGFVFGSPIYFFQFSGQMRLFLDRCYALVDADLKPRIPVGKKAMMVRSQGDPEKASYENVSDEFAEVLKTFLGMEIKDGLVVAGFDLPRDVVKDTELLEEAKQAGLHLMD, encoded by the coding sequence ATGAAAGTATTAGGTATTGTAGGAAGCCCCCGTAAGAATGGGACCACGGACATGGTAGTGCAGAAAGTGCTTGAAGGTGCTGCAGAGAGTGGCGCTGAGACGGAAACGATCTATATCAATGACCTGAACTTCAAGGGATGTCAGGGATGCGGTTTCTGTAATGTGATGCCGGAATGCAAGATCAAGGATGAAATGACAGGGGTCTACACGAAGATAGAGGAAGCAGACGGTTTCGTATTCGGTTCACCCATCTATTTCTTCCAGTTCTCAGGTCAGATGAGGCTTTTCCTTGACCGCTGTTATGCACTTGTGGACGCTGATCTGAAACCAAGGATACCTGTTGGGAAGAAGGCTATGATGGTAAGGTCCCAGGGTGATCCTGAAAAGGCATCCTATGAGAACGTATCCGATGAGTTTGCAGAAGTCCTGAAGACCTTCCTCGGAATGGAGATCAAGGATGGGCTGGTAGTTGCAGGATTTGATCTTCCACGCGACGTCGTGAAGGACACTGAGCTTTTGGAAGAAGCAAAGCAGGCAGGTTTGCATCTTATGGACTGA
- a CDS encoding ABC transporter permease encodes MGIGMYFRIPELTPGAIKVWRRNKDVFMKNVKLNFLPPFIEPLLYLFAMGFGLGLFIEEIDGVPYAQFIAPALISVSVMYGAFFECSYGSYVRMYYQKTFDSIIATPLSIEDVIIGELLWGATRSTISATLMLPVIALFGLISFPHSLLVIPFAFLAGLLFACLGMTIAAVTPNIMSINYPILLFITPMFLFSGTFFPLDVLPEIIQYVALAILPLTHVVIIIRALTFGAPGLFLLGNLLWIVVVCAIGFVVSVNMMKKRLVV; translated from the coding sequence ATGGGTATAGGCATGTATTTCAGGATCCCGGAGTTGACGCCGGGGGCGATCAAGGTCTGGAGGCGGAACAAGGACGTTTTCATGAAGAACGTCAAGCTCAATTTTTTGCCGCCGTTCATTGAGCCTCTGCTTTACCTGTTTGCAATGGGTTTCGGGCTTGGGCTGTTCATTGAGGAGATAGACGGTGTGCCCTATGCGCAGTTCATAGCTCCGGCGCTGATCTCTGTTTCTGTAATGTATGGTGCTTTCTTCGAGTGCAGTTACGGATCTTATGTTAGGATGTACTATCAGAAGACCTTCGATTCCATCATTGCAACACCCTTGAGCATCGAGGACGTCATTATCGGGGAGCTGCTTTGGGGTGCTACCCGCAGCACGATAAGTGCAACATTGATGCTTCCTGTGATCGCATTGTTCGGGCTCATCAGTTTTCCACATTCACTGCTGGTTATACCGTTCGCTTTCCTTGCAGGATTGCTCTTCGCATGCCTTGGGATGACCATTGCAGCGGTCACGCCGAACATAATGTCCATCAATTATCCGATACTGCTTTTCATTACGCCGATGTTCCTGTTCAGCGGAACGTTTTTCCCTCTTGATGTGCTGCCTGAGATCATCCAGTATGTTGCACTGGCAATATTGCCGCTGACCCACGTTGTGATCATAATAAGGGCACTGACCTTCGGAGCACCGGGATTGTTCCTGCTGGGAAATCTCCTGTGGATAGTGGTTGTCTGTGCAATAGGTTTCGTGGTATCGGTGAATATGATGAAGAAAAGACTGGTTGTCTGA
- a CDS encoding ABC transporter ATP-binding protein — protein sequence MKKVYGDFLAVDSVAFSVEEGEVFGFLGPNGAGKTTTMRMIQCISPMTSGKLEVFGMDVNRKQREIKFNMGVVPQENNLDPDFTVYENLLVFSRYFDIPESEARRRVDELLEFVQLEEKRDTMTESLSGGMKRRLVLARALINKPRLLILDEPTVGLDPQSRHLMWDRLKGLKKEGVTIVLTTHYLEEASQLCDRLVIMDYGKILVEGSPQEMIDEIIGPSIVETESDPGVISCLETHKADYEVLGDEVQIYTDNPQEVTDHLLSECELTSVTARASTLEDVFLKLTGRKLRE from the coding sequence TTGAAAAAGGTATACGGGGACTTTCTGGCCGTGGATTCTGTGGCCTTTTCTGTGGAAGAGGGGGAGGTCTTTGGTTTCCTGGGACCCAATGGTGCCGGTAAGACCACTACCATGCGGATGATACAGTGCATTTCTCCCATGACCTCGGGGAAGCTGGAGGTCTTCGGGATGGATGTGAACAGGAAGCAGCGTGAGATAAAGTTCAATATGGGTGTTGTTCCTCAGGAGAACAATCTGGACCCTGATTTTACGGTTTATGAGAATCTGCTTGTTTTTTCACGATATTTTGACATTCCTGAAAGTGAGGCCAGAAGAAGGGTGGATGAACTTCTGGAGTTCGTGCAACTGGAAGAGAAGCGTGATACGATGACAGAGTCGCTTTCCGGGGGTATGAAGAGGCGGCTGGTACTGGCTCGGGCGCTGATCAATAAACCCAGGTTGTTGATTCTGGATGAGCCTACGGTGGGGCTGGATCCGCAATCCAGACATTTGATGTGGGACAGGCTCAAGGGGCTCAAGAAGGAAGGTGTGACCATTGTGCTTACCACGCATTACCTTGAGGAGGCTTCTCAGTTGTGTGACCGGCTTGTGATCATGGACTATGGGAAGATACTGGTGGAAGGCAGCCCGCAGGAGATGATCGATGAGATCATAGGGCCTTCCATAGTGGAAACCGAGTCTGATCCTGGCGTGATCTCATGTCTTGAAACACATAAAGCAGATTATGAGGTCCTGGGGGATGAGGTTCAGATATATACGGACAATCCACAGGAAGTGACGGATCATCTGTTGTCGGAATGTGAGCTTACCAGTGTGACTGCAAGGGCTTCGACGCTTGAGGATGTGTTCCTGAAGCTTACGGGCAGGAAACTGAGGGAGTGA